In the Aerosakkonema funiforme FACHB-1375 genome, AAGCACTCATATTTTTACACCTAGCCTGAATATGAATAAAAATTATATCATGTTATTTCTTGCATAAGCTACTCTATGCAAGTTGGTAAATTATATTGATGGTTCTGCCTTGAGTAAGTTACTTTTTGAAGAATATCAGCCGCTAGCTGCGATCGCTACCACCCCCACCGCAGCTAAACTCCTTTTGCCGCTAACTCAGGCAATCGGTGCAATTCTCTGGGTGCCAGAATCTTTGGGAGGCGGGCAAGATGCCCACCCCACAACAGGAGATGCCCACCCCACAACAGGAGATGCCCACCCCACAACAGGAGATGCCCACCCCACAAGAAAAGTTTATAGTGGTTCGCTGAAAGAACATCTATCTAATATATGGCAGGAAAATCAAGGTTTGATTTTCTGTTTGGCGACTGGTGCGGTTGTGCGATTAATTGCACCTCTGCTGGAGGATAAATCTCGCGACCCGGCGGTGGTAGTTGTTGATGAGGCGGGTAAATTTGTCATCAGTTTATGTAGCGGACATCAAGGCGGTGCTGATAAACTGGCAAATGCAGTAGCACTCCAACTTTCTGCTACACCGATCGTCACAGGTGCATCAGCAGCATTGGGATTACCGGGTATCGATATTTTGGGAGTTCCTTTCGGTTGGCATAAAGGCGAAGGTGATTGGAACAAAGTAGCTGGTGTGATTGCTAGAGGCGAATCAGTACAAGTTTTTCAGGAAGTCGGTTCGACTTTATGGCAATTGCATCTTCCCGAAGGACATCCCTTTGATTTTGAAGGAACGGAGGAACAGAGGAGCGGGGGAGCGGGAGAGCGGGGGAGCGGGGGAATCAGTCCGAAAGCGAGGATTTGGATAAGTTTGACGCAACGGAGATTTTCCCCTGAGTCGGATTTACCGAAAGTGCAGTGGCATCCCAGAGTATTGTGGGTAGGGATAGGTTGTGAAAGAGGAACATCGAAAGAATTAATCGAAACAGCGATCGAACAGGTTTTTCGGGCCAATCATTTAGCGCTTGGTGCGATCGCAGGTATTGCCACAATCGACCTAAAAGCAGATGAACTTGGGTTAAGGGAACTGTATTTTGATCGGAATTGGCCTTTACGTATTTTCCCCGCCCAAGTGTTACGTAGTTTCACTGTCCCCAATCCCTCAGCCGTTGTCGAAGCGGAAGTCGGCACTCCCAGTGTAGCTGAGGCTGCTGCTCTGTGCGCGGCGGGAAGTGAAACTCTGCTGGTTGCCAAACAAGTTTTCCGCTTGGAAGGACAAGCTGGGGCTTGTACTGTAGCGGTTGCACAAGCAGAACAAGAATACACCGGACGTACCGGAAAATTGTTGCTTGTTGGCACTGGGCCAGGACAATTAAACCAAATGACGCCAGCAGCTCAAACAGCCGTTGCACAAGCTGACGCTGTAATTGGTTACTCGCTCTACATTGACTTGATTTCGCCGCTGTTGCGTCCGGGTCAAATTGTGGAAGCTTTACCGATTACTCAGGAAGTGCAAAGAGCGCAAAGAGCGATCGAACTTGCCAATTGGGGATTATCTGTGGCAGTTGTCTCTTCTGGAGATTGCGGTATTTACGCTATGGCTGGATTGGTGCTGGAAGAATTGCAAGCGCAAGGCTGGGATGGCAAAACGCCAGGGGTGCAAGTGTTTCCAGGGATTACGGCGCTGCAAGCAGCTGCCTCTCGTGTGGGTGCGCCTTTGATGCACGACTTCTGTGCAATTAGTTTGAGCGATTTGCTCACACCTTGGGAAGTAATTGAGAAACGATTGCAAGCGGCGGCGATGGCGGATTTTGTCACGGCTTTGTACAATCCGCGATCGCGCACGCGCACCGAGCAAATTGCGATCGCTCAGTCAATCTTCTTGCAATATCGCGATCCCAATACCCCAGTTGCGCTTGTCAAAGATGCCTATCGTCATTCCGAGCAGATTACTATTACTACACTCGACAAAATGCTGGAAAGCAACATCGATATGCTGACAACTGTTATCGTCGGCAACTCGAATACCCGCACTCACGCCGAATGGATAATCACGCCACGCGGTTACAAAGTAGGCGAAGTCGATCGCCATTAGCGATCGGTCATTAGTCAAAAGTTATTTTCATTTGTGATGATTTCTTCTTCACCAAGGCTGATGACCGATGACCGATGACCGATAACCAAACATAGGAGAATCTATGCTGGACTTTTTGGAAAGCTTTTTTGCTCCAAGTTCGTTTATTCCACAGGTAAATTGTAACTTTTGGAAACTAGATTTGGTGTTACTCCATGTAGCATCAGATTCTCTAATTGCTCTAGCTTATTACTCTATTACCATCGCTCTATTTTACTTTGTACAGAAGCGACAAGACTTACCATTTTATTGGATATTTCTCTTATTTGGGGCTTTGAGCGTTTCTGGCGGAAATACTCACATTATGGAAATATTGACGCTGTGGTATCCAATTTATTGGTTATCCGGTTTTGTCAAAGCCTTTACTGCCATAATATCGATATACACAGCAGTGCTAATGCTACCTCTAATTCCCAAAGCATTAGCATTGCCAAGTACAGCAGAAATAGAAGCAGCTAACTACAAGTTAGAAGCAGAAATATTCGTCCGCAAGCATATGGAAGAACGGTTGCGTTCGTCGCAACAAATGCTCCAATTGGTGATGGACAATATTCCTCAAACTGTATTTTGGAAAGATAAAAACTTAGTTTATTTAGGTTGCAATCATAGCTTTGCACGAATGGCTGGTTTGGCAAATCCAGAAGATATCGTCGGTTTAACAGATTACGACTTACCGTGGAAGCCAGAAGAAACAGAGTTTTTCCGAGAGTGCGATCGCAGAGTGATGCAGACGAATACGCCAGAGTATCACATCATCGAAACTATACAGCAAGCTAATGGCAAGCAATCTTGGTTGGATACTCATAAAATTCCCCTCCACGATGCGGAAGGAAATGTGGTAGGCATTCTGGGTATGTTTGAAGATATTACAGAACGCCGACAAGCAGAGTCAGCGCTGCAACAAGCGAAAGAAGAACTGGAAAATCGTGTTGAGAAACGTACAGCGCAATTAACTTATGCGATCGAGCAATTGCAAAGTGAAATTGCCTATCGTGTGGAAGCAGAAGCGGCACTGCGCCAAAGTCAAGAGCGGTTACAAGAAATAGCAACTAGGGAAGCATTGCTCAACCGTCTTGCCAATCAAATTCGCAGTTCTCTAGACCTAAACATTATATTGCAAACTGCTGTGCAAGAGATTCGCGATTTACTGCAAATCGATCGCTGTATCTTTGTTTGGTATCGACCCGATTCCTCTGCTTTCTCCTCTGAGGTAGGCGTTGTAGGAGACAGAGGGGGGTTTTGGGAGTTTGTACAAGAAGCCAGGAATTTGGCTTTTCCTAGTTTGATCGGTTATAAGGTTCCTGTTACGGCAGTTAGTTTGTTAACAGAAAGAGCTTTTGATAAGCAAATAACTCGCGTAGATAATGCCAGAGATTTAACCGATCCTTTGGAGCGAAGGTTCTTTTTTAGTGTAGGTTATACGGCTTTGTTGGCATTGCCGATACACACTCAATCCGGTGAAATTGGTGTAGTTAGTTGCGCTCACGTTAGCTGTTATCGACCTTGGCGAGATAGCGAAGTGGAGTTGCTGCAAGCTGTTGCCGATCAAATTGCGATCGCGATCGATCAAGCAGCTCTTTATAAACAAAGCCGCACTGCTGCTGCTGTTGCCCAAGCTCAAGCACAGCAGTTAGAACAAACTGTGCGAGAACTCAAACACGCACAAGCACAACTCGTGCAAAGCGAAAAAATGTCTAGTTTGGGACAGCTCGTGGCTGGGGTCGCTCACGAAATTAACAATCCCGTTAATTTTATTTATGGCAATATCAGTCATGTCAATCAATATACTTCCGATTTACTTTCTGTGGTGCGACTCTACGAGAAATATTACCCCCATCCTGCGCCGGAAATTGAAAGCGAGTTGGAGGCAATTGACATTGATTTTGTCAAAGAAGACCTACCAAAAACTTTGTCTTCGCTGAAAATAGGAGCCGATCGCATCCGTCAGATTGTCCTTACTTTGCGGAATTTCTCGCGGCTAGATGAAGCCGATATGAAAGCGGTAGATATCCACGAGGGAATTGATAGCACTTTGCTGTTGCTACAAAACCGCTTGGGTTCCCAGGTGGGAGTCAAGGAAAAAGGGCAAATAGTTTATCCAGCTATTCAGGTTATCAAACAGTATGCCAAATTACCTCTAGTGGTGTGCTATGCCGGACAGCTTAACCAAGTGTTTATGAATATTATTCTCAATGCAATTGATGCTCTTCAAGAGGGTTCTAGTTGTGCTTTAGTTGGAAGGGAAAAATCCGCTTTACGACCTTCTCAAACAAAGCAACCTACTATTTGGATTACTACAGAAGTTAGCAATAGTAATCAAGTAATAATTCGCATTGGCGATAATGGCCCTGGTATGACTGAA is a window encoding:
- a CDS encoding ATP-binding protein, with amino-acid sequence MLDFLESFFAPSSFIPQVNCNFWKLDLVLLHVASDSLIALAYYSITIALFYFVQKRQDLPFYWIFLLFGALSVSGGNTHIMEILTLWYPIYWLSGFVKAFTAIISIYTAVLMLPLIPKALALPSTAEIEAANYKLEAEIFVRKHMEERLRSSQQMLQLVMDNIPQTVFWKDKNLVYLGCNHSFARMAGLANPEDIVGLTDYDLPWKPEETEFFRECDRRVMQTNTPEYHIIETIQQANGKQSWLDTHKIPLHDAEGNVVGILGMFEDITERRQAESALQQAKEELENRVEKRTAQLTYAIEQLQSEIAYRVEAEAALRQSQERLQEIATREALLNRLANQIRSSLDLNIILQTAVQEIRDLLQIDRCIFVWYRPDSSAFSSEVGVVGDRGGFWEFVQEARNLAFPSLIGYKVPVTAVSLLTERAFDKQITRVDNARDLTDPLERRFFFSVGYTALLALPIHTQSGEIGVVSCAHVSCYRPWRDSEVELLQAVADQIAIAIDQAALYKQSRTAAAVAQAQAQQLEQTVRELKHAQAQLVQSEKMSSLGQLVAGVAHEINNPVNFIYGNISHVNQYTSDLLSVVRLYEKYYPHPAPEIESELEAIDIDFVKEDLPKTLSSLKIGADRIRQIVLTLRNFSRLDEADMKAVDIHEGIDSTLLLLQNRLGSQVGVKEKGQIVYPAIQVIKQYAKLPLVVCYAGQLNQVFMNIILNAIDALQEGSSCALVGREKSALRPSQTKQPTIWITTEVSNSNQVIIRIGDNGPGMTEEVRQRVFDPFFTTKPVGSGTGLGMSIGYQIVVEKHGGQLTCISAPGQGTEFVIQIPIQK
- the cobJ gene encoding precorrin-3B C(17)-methyltransferase, whose product is MVNYIDGSALSKLLFEEYQPLAAIATTPTAAKLLLPLTQAIGAILWVPESLGGGQDAHPTTGDAHPTTGDAHPTTGDAHPTRKVYSGSLKEHLSNIWQENQGLIFCLATGAVVRLIAPLLEDKSRDPAVVVVDEAGKFVISLCSGHQGGADKLANAVALQLSATPIVTGASAALGLPGIDILGVPFGWHKGEGDWNKVAGVIARGESVQVFQEVGSTLWQLHLPEGHPFDFEGTEEQRSGGAGERGSGGISPKARIWISLTQRRFSPESDLPKVQWHPRVLWVGIGCERGTSKELIETAIEQVFRANHLALGAIAGIATIDLKADELGLRELYFDRNWPLRIFPAQVLRSFTVPNPSAVVEAEVGTPSVAEAAALCAAGSETLLVAKQVFRLEGQAGACTVAVAQAEQEYTGRTGKLLLVGTGPGQLNQMTPAAQTAVAQADAVIGYSLYIDLISPLLRPGQIVEALPITQEVQRAQRAIELANWGLSVAVVSSGDCGIYAMAGLVLEELQAQGWDGKTPGVQVFPGITALQAAASRVGAPLMHDFCAISLSDLLTPWEVIEKRLQAAAMADFVTALYNPRSRTRTEQIAIAQSIFLQYRDPNTPVALVKDAYRHSEQITITTLDKMLESNIDMLTTVIVGNSNTRTHAEWIITPRGYKVGEVDRH